In one Mauremys mutica isolate MM-2020 ecotype Southern chromosome 3, ASM2049712v1, whole genome shotgun sequence genomic region, the following are encoded:
- the MRPL14 gene encoding 39S ribosomal protein L14, mitochondrial has translation MAFLSRRLDLLLTQVNRAVEQRHFSITGACSAIQKLTRVRVVDNSALGNTPYHRPPKCIHVYNKTGVGKVGDKILLAIKGEKKKALIVGHRMPGPCMTPRFDSNNVVLIEDNGNPTGTRIKTPIPLILRKREGEFSKVLAIAQHLV, from the exons ATGGCTTTCTTGAGTAGGCGACTGGACTTGCTGTTAACCCAAGTAAACAGAGCAGTCGAGCAGCGGCACTTCAG CATCACTGGAGCATGCAGTGCGATACAGAAACTGACCCGCGTGCGAGTGGTGGACAACAGTGCCTTGGGGAACACGCCGTACCATCGGCCGCCCAAATGCATCCATGTGTATAACAAGACTGGAGTTGGTAAAGTGGGGGATAAAATTCTCCTGGCTatcaaaggagaaaagaaaaaggctTTAATTGTAGGTCACAGGATGCCTGGCCCTTGCATGACACCTAGATTTGATTCCAACAATGTGGTGCTCATCGAAGACAATGGAAACCCAACGGGGACTAGAATAAAAACCCCAATACCCTTGATCCTGCGGAAGCGCGAAGGAGAGTTCTCTAAAGTGTTGGCCATTGCCCAGCACTTAGTGTGA